One stretch of Piliocolobus tephrosceles isolate RC106 unplaced genomic scaffold, ASM277652v3 unscaffolded_29841, whole genome shotgun sequence DNA includes these proteins:
- the LOC111521502 gene encoding NADP-dependent oxidoreductase domain-containing protein 1, producing the protein MFRSNSLVLCSFCLPFSLPGELQKLGIKCFYHNADLVSWADVIFLCCLPSQLPNICVEIHTSLEKTSIVYSFVAAVPLPRLKLLLNHTNILRPQYQYGEDSVSIWGANKKVIAALQDPTILQATCPYSPAGGIILKIKWLEGVFYAALNICTARNMAHSQVLQLLSELFLSVHFEDCGKDISSCPKFQLTDFVSKAYGKNLSRERPFPWFDLTAVQLKETPCSQHLSSSPVLQDHLTHLYCASFGISLTKEQPVVSTGSPSQ; encoded by the exons ATGTTCAGGTCAAACTCCTTAGTACTGtgctctttctgtcttcctttttcccttccagGTGAGCTCCAGAAGCTGGGAATCAAATGCTTTTACCATAATGCTGATCTGGTGAGTTGGGCCGACGTGATATTCCTCTGCTGCTTGCCATCTCAGCTGCCTAATATCTGCGTAGAAATTCACACCAGCCTTGAGAAGACCAGCATTGTGTACAGCTTTGTAGCTGCCGTCCCACTACCCAG GTTGAAACTACTGTTGAACCACACCAATATCTTGCGGCCTCAGTATCAGTATGGTGAAGATTCTGTCAGCATCTGGGGGGCCAATAAGAAAGTCATAGCTGCTCTCCAAGATCCTACGATTCTTCAAGCTACCTGTCCCTACAGTCCTGCTG GGGGAATAATCCTCAAGATCAAGTGGTTGGAGGGAGTGTTTTATGCGGCCCTAAACATATGCACAGCAAGAAACATGGCCCACTCCCAAGTGCTGCAGCTTCTGAGTGAACTCTTTCTCTCCGTGCACTTTGAAGACTGTGGGAAAGACATATCATCTTGCCCAAAGTTTCAATTAACAGATTTTGTCAGCAAAGCCTATGGCAAGAACTTGTCTCGGGAAAG GCCTTTCCCCTGGTTTGATCTGACTGCTGTGCAACTCAAGGAAACTCCGTGTAGCCAGCATCTCTCAAGCAGTCCTGTTCTCCAAGACCACCTTACCCATCTGTACTGTGCTTCATTTGGCATCTCCCTAACCAAAGAACAGCCAGTCGTTTCCACAGGCTCTCCATCCCAATAA